tatttagtcacttcaataaaataatatgggcgtaatcaatgatgttttttatcataaaatatcactgggcgaaatactttagatggcaaaacagcgtttgccgggacagctagtaataatataatgaataaatCTGACAGTATATAAtagcccaagctaataaaagcatGTTAAAAAATACGACAAAATCCACGCATCCTTACAACGTAAGCTGTAGCATCAGtttcaatacaatattatgctcCTCAAGTCTCCTTATCCATCGTGTTTGTAACGTGTAAAATGAATGCGCCGATCCCACTTCTGATGCCCGCCTGAATAATGCACGAGCTAGACCTGATTGATGGCTGATACTTGTCTGATGAAAACACACGGTGTACTTTAGGGCTGAAAAAATATGTGCGTTtctaacaaaattataattgtagCGTTAAGgtaattaatacaaaataacCACTATTCACATCAATTTAATGATATAGAAACATTGTACTTTTTGGGATGAAAACAGCCATATCCAGTTTACCGAAGTACTCATTTatacagcgtgtaacaaaaataagtgataatactttagggtgtgcacgtattccttgtagagagttcactgtgaaagtagcagcactgaaagaccaatttttttttaccttttgtaTGGATATACTCGTGGCGCTGGGgatcttgcccatacaaaattgaaaaaaaatttggtctttcagcgctgctactttcacagtgaattctctacaaggaacatgtacacaccctaaattatcattacttatttttgtcacacactgtataaataaaaacttacttAAATTTTGTCAGTCTCGGTAAAACTGGATAACGGCTGCACCAatttttagtcttgaaatattcgtggaaattAGGAGGAAAGAGTTCATCGAAGTTCACCGAATAATCTCGTGTTATATAAAGATGGATGGCATTCATGTTTTTAAaacaatcggccaagtgcgagtcggactcgcacacgaagggttccgtaccgataattaacacaaaaaattgtgtatgggagccccccttaaatatttactttttttaattttattattaattattaaagtaataataataataataataagcccgcagggcagcttgtggcgagctgttggggagtagcgaccccacgaacccgagtgctcccagggaagcccctgttctccatctccggcttgccttcaccggccggccggagtgaacactgacggagaatcaggccctagttctgccttgccttaaccggccGGTCAGAGTGGAGTCGCAAGAGCTTCGACTCGGAGGAAGGATGTCAAGCGTAAGTGGCGAGTGGGCGACGTGATGGGACCCTCTGAGGGTGCAAATGATCGGCGTTTAAAGTCCAGCGACACTTCTCCTGCCTCAAGCCGCTCTGTCAATGTTGCCGCCTCGGTGCAGCATGCGTGCGACCATTTTGAGGGGCCCAttcaaagagttggcgagtcaccgtctgccaactttatgatacatgtttccacgttgtatcggcagacgccatagtccttccaCAGTTCCagttacccagtccactagcaccTCACCCCATAGCCTGGTATCATTTCTAATATCCATTCCCTGTaatagtcctacactggccgctggctctccttggttgtactcccatagtgcggacagggagagtcgccggccagtgtcacataacatttaaaatgaGGCCACTGACTGCGTCGGTGACCGTAGACGGCGCTCCGCCTCACTCCTGCTCACTGTCGCAGGTACTGGGCTTTTTTCTATGCCGGGGCGTAGACGCTCGTATTCTGTCTCTGACCAAGATCCGTCAGAGTTTCTCGAGTCGTAGTTGCCGTATGAGTCCTATGCCCACCACCATCGTGCTACGTGAGTAAAAGTTACGTTACTACGtttagattaaaactgtgtaacgggcctctacgtgttggcttcggccccacgcatgccttccaaaggtccgggatttaattgcccgtgagcaaggaataccttacacaaacataataataataatattaataatgtttattcTACAATATGACACTGCATTACACTACAATGATAAATTACACGTTACAATACAAAGAAAGGAAATTAAAAACATCACATACTTACGCAAAagacacaaaattataaaaaaagagaaaataaaaaagaaggaaTAATACATGAGACACGGTGATAAGACAGTAGGTATGCATAACGTAAGGACGTAAACTATGGGGACATCCCCATAGTGCTTATGGGTCAGCCATACGAGTAGTGTATTGTTATGTCTATTTTAGAAAAGGAAACCACTCAGGCTTATTACCGTGGTGTACACCACAGTGCCTGGTGTTATGTGGTTCCTAATAACAGTCATCTAGAAATAGTGACAGATATGCATTCAGCGTTAACTTTTAACCTaaaacaatgtattttaaatattacttatataattattattatacattctaTAAAGTTACATAATACGATGATatcaaattatgaaaataaaataacaaataaataaaaggtaTTATTTATGAAGCAACGCGCGTGACTCATTGCTAGctaagtacaaatataattaaggactttgtgaaaatttcaagtgcctagctgttaccattattgattacgagctaaaaacgccaaaaaattacttttcttgtatgggagccctccttaaatattaactttatctttagtatttgttgttatagcggcaacagatatacataatctgtgaaaatttcagaagtctagctatagccgttcttgagttacagcctggagagagacagacggacaaacaacgaagtcttagtaatatggtcccgtttttaccctttgggtacggaaccttaaaaatcaACGGTTACACAAAAAAGACGCTAAATATACTCTACCGAAATTCCACAAAAACACAGTACAGCACTTCCAAAGGAAACCATTACGATTCTTGACAAAACATTGTCGTAAAGTGAATTGATTTGTCACGCAGATACAGAGTTTTATACGCCCCATATATCTATTGTACACTCGCTCTCACTTGCGTTATCAGAGCTATTAAGCGTCCCCTATTTACCGAGCCTTCGAAAGCTTAACAAAGCTCGTAATATATTGTGGCGAACGTGTATTTAATTATAACACAATTTCTCATATAAAACTTGACAATAACAAAGACGGTCTTCTATAGGTTACTGTATATTGTTCTTAAGACCAGTCTTTAAGGTTTTATTATTCTGGAATACTAGTTATAAATACAGCTACGCTAGTTCTATAATTGTAGAAGTTTTTATACGTAGAAAGTAATCATAATTTGTACATATTGtaatcttaaaattaaatatacttagcTTGGTCGTGGAGAGCGTAGTTTGTACATTTGCCATACACTTGCATGCAAGAACATACAGCACcatacaagcaataatgttagcaAATTCATGCAAGACCTCTAACCACCATGCAAGTTGAAAACCTCAACACCGAAACaacctcaggatgtggactctacgaacaacgtccttCAACTTGACGGACATTGTACGTAGCTCTTTAAAggctttaaaggccggcaacgcacctgcagctcttctgatgttgcgagtgtccatgggcgacggtagttgcttaccatcaggtgacccgtttgctcgtttgcccccttatttaataaaaaaaaaaaaaaaaaaaagctcgtagacgcataggcagtgtggaaAAGGTGCTTGTAAGGTAtgcgtacacactacacactcactcatttacttacagggTGAGAtatatttcgcggaatattgctaaaattataacttactgaattttaagctatggatttccgtaaagtaacgcctgattctattaactatcaCTGCTTGTATCTCTCTTTCTGTGAAATTGCAACAGTATAAATTCTTACCAACTCGGCATAACCAAATTAATTTGATTTCGTTATGCCAAGCTAGTGAGACGGCTCAGATTGacgtaactcgaccaaattacgaagGTCCATTAATACGTGCCAAATGCCAATGAATCGATATTATCATTGTATGTACAGAGTGCGTGTAGGAGAAACCTAATACAGATGAGTATGTTTTTCTATTTTCTTAGTATTTCTACGTACTCTACCAGCGTTGCGAATGTACCATAACATTACGAGAAGCTACAAATTAGCACATTATGAAATCTATTCTCAGAACGACTGTTCTTGCAACTTAAGATTCCCACGGCACCCGCAAAATGTGCGAGCTTCTCATTAAAACTGCGCAAACACACGCCGAGACCGGAGAAGAGAAACCTTGCTAATATAACCGCTAACGAAGATACGAGCTCAGTTATGACTTACGACTACACTACTTGATTCCCGCAACTCCGCATACatttgtttatcgtgcgggaaccatTTCCTGggataaaaaccggccaagtgcgtgtcaggCCAGGCGCaatgtagggttccgtagtaccgctagtttttgataatttttgcatggtcaataaatgtacatttattaCGTGGtgtacactactaacaacatcatctaagttacgttcaaaagaatttgaattaaatgaagttcctttatacttcgccgaattcattttttttagttgaccgactataactcaaaaacttataaAGTTTTCTTaaccgtgatagttttccttttaaattcagcatatttcttactcctgtgaattttttcacactaccagaagcaaccgtttagctggtatattttttccactttaaaacttaatatttcacaaacggatccctaaatcgaaaaataatctatgaatactcataatatttgtaaaaaggTATCCAATGACACCCCACATGATGGGGTGGACGCGCAAAAAAATTCATcgttgatgtgtagggaaggtaccataattatttttttttttaaatttcatgtaTCGTTttttcggcatcattaatatgtgcattcctGCCAAATTAAAGCTTtttaggtcctatagtctctgagaaaaaccgcggaaagacagacggacggacggacagacggacagacagacggacggaacagaccgaaactataagggttccttgttgactacggaaccctaaaaactattaTATGTCCCGGGACACCAAATATCTACATACCCATCAatattggttcagcggtttgggcgtgaaggggtaacggacagacagacacactttcgcatttataatattagtatggattaaacttACTTATGGACCATCAATAAAAGTTGTCACTTGTAACTACAAAGCCACTGTAGGAGGTTATTTTTGTCACCACGACTGGCAATATTCCACAAAGCTTGTTCTCGTGTGTAATAGCGGCTTTACACGCCGTAAACATACATAAACCCCTATAAATTCGGAAGGGAAACGTCCGTAAACAGTATCGCACGGTGTACCATAACTTAGCCTAAGGAGCTAGGGATTTTAAGGAAAAAACTCGCAACACTAAAAAAGTTTTACATAGCCCCTAGAGGTATCACTATCGCTTACCGATAAGGATCTATCTGATTGTTTAAATTCATATATAttctgggcgactccgcatcggcatcatcgggctttctcactacaccgaccggtcagagcacatctctcctggtcagcacgtagcatcggccccgcacggcagctatccgactcactggatcccgtgcagcagcttcacagttccgactcactgggactcactgcaacagttccgactcactggaactctctagcactggcgactcaagcgacaagacttcaagattcgacctccggtcttagTGGAGTtagggggagtgatgtggcggtacccacaattcacaaggaagttttctaagcgcgtcggtatTTATACGACATCTGAAATATagcacgtgggcttcggcctgaccgagcataacacctcgctcggtcggaagatcttcctttgtggccaccactcATTATCCCACAAATTGTACTTACGTTTACAGAGTTTAAAAAATCGAATCGATTGAATAGAGCATAAGTATATTGTGTTTATCACTTGAGTATATGTGAGTGTATAAATTGTATATATCTACTTTGGCAAGATCTTGTTTTTGAAACTTCATTTGTTTggtaacaaaattataaatagtagACAGTAGAAGAATacttttacaatatattattaactagatgccgcccgcaactccgttgcgccaaaattagtttatcgcgtaggaaccgtacatttttccaggataaaacgtatcctatgtcctttcccgggactcaaagtatctctgtaccaaatttcagcctaatcggttcagccgtttagtcgtgattattataatatgcagcATCTTTTTGTCTTTCTCATTTCTAGATtctcattttaaaatgaattaccAGCGGAACGAATAAAATCACTgaccaatttttaaatattgcaCAAAGGGAAACCGAGTAACTACGCTACTAAAAGAAACTTATAGCGCAAAGGCGAgtgattaaaaattatgaattcatTTCATATTTTGCCTATGGTACGAGCCATGGGACCAGCCATAACACTTTAAAGTGTACGTGTCTaggaaatacaataatattatagcaggtATATTTGTAAATTAACTTTGACATCATTCTAGTggacaaaaaataaatataaatattcctatattattaaaaataggaATATAAATTTTATCGATAGTGCCCACTCAACTGATTGAGGGCCCACCGTCTACGTAACTTGTTAACTAGCCCTTTGCCCAGTGAGACGTGACTCGCAATAATTGGCGATGAATCAATACCGCGGTTATTAGCATTATCGAGGTGACCGGTCAATTCGGTTTATTGAAAAACTTGCCCAGTGGCAAACAGACTTTGGTATCCCAGTGGAGTGCGGGGAATTATGTTTGCAGTTTTGCAGCACGTTATGTTTTCTCagcacatttaaatattatttgcaattatagatattattatatattacattAACACCTTGCTTTTGCGTTACATTTGCTCTTAAAAGAACAATTAAGCGTATTTCATCCATACTAATGACTCTTTATCTTTGTTAAATGATTTTAAAGGCAGATGACAAAATGTAACTTTTAAACAAGTTTCAGTCGATCTTTTTATGTCAttaatactatatttttgtgactAGTAGTTATTTTTATCCTCAAAGGCGTGTTAAATTATCTCTCCGATTAATCATTTTAAATAGTAGTACAGACACGTAATTATGATAAGATTACTAAATTCCACagataaagaaattatttatttatatttgttacAGTAAAATCAATGTTATTAGTTTTCATAGTATAAAATTACGAGTGTATACTGTAAATATGATGGTCAAAATTATTCGATCAACTGGAGAtattactcaaaatattttaatccatGCATTATTTGAAATGAGAACATCTAGAAGACTAATCTGCAGAGTATTTTCAGTCGCAGCATCTGCTAATCTGTGCAAAAATTCGTACATTGTTTGAGCACTTATCTTCGCACTCGTCAAACACTGATAACGCGGGATGCGATGGCCGCTGATAACGATAGTATCCAGCGCCAGTGTTCTACCAGCTATGAACAACGTAGCCGTCGTGGTCGGGGCCGCGAGCAACCTCGGCTTTCACGTGCTCAAGAAACTCATCAAGAAGTACAATGGAAAAATCTACTTCACCACCGAGGACGACGCGGCGGGATATCAAATATACGAAAATCTCAGAAGCAAACACGCGAACCTCGAACACTACAGAGTTGACGTGACGTACACAAaaagtatcataaattttaGACACCACATACAGGATCTAGACGAGAGAATAGAATTGCTGATAAATATAACAGATTATACGTCGAAAGAGAAGAAGGTCCCGTATGCGGAGAAGGTGCGAAGGATTCTGAGTGTGACGTTCTACGGGTACATAAATTTCGGTAAACTCATTTACCCTCTGCTGACTGATAACGCGAGAGTAGTTAATGTCTCGGGAGCGGCAGGGCTTCTAGCGACTATTGAAAGTGAGGAAAAGAGGGCGAGAATCAGTGATCCCACACTAACAGAAGATGAATTGGTAGCGATCATGCAAGAATATGAGGAAGCGGTCAGAAGAGGTTCCGAGAAAACGGAAGGTTGGGGAGTCAAAGTGCAGGCGGTGAGCAAAGTAGCTCTTAATGCCGTCACATTTTTACAGCACAGAGAATGGTCGGATAGAGGTATCGTGATAAATTGTGTAAACCCGGGTGATATCAGTAGTCGAGAAGACAGGAAGACAGTGAAAGTGTTTGAGAATGGAGCTAACGCTATATTATACCTGGCTCTGGAAGCGCCATTGACTATAAAAGGTAATTTCGTGTGGAGCAACTTTAATGTGATGCCTTGGAACGGAGATCCCTATGTTGAAGTAACTACTGTGTGATCAACATTAACATTTGGTGGGACTGTGCAGTGAATTGCGAATATTACGTTTAGTTTGAATTAATTTGCAGTAGCACCTATTCTTAACATTACATGCTCTATAGTATTGTGTTTTAACTAGTCTCGATATTTTTAATACacttctataatatattatttactaacatTATATTTcataagtacctacatattttgtgttttaCGTACACTATTTATTGCTCCtgttatgtaaaaatataaatccttaTCAGAATCACATATATTGACCTGATTTATATTTATCATACTAATCATATGATCTAGTGATAAGCTAGATCTATATTGATAAGATATTATAAGATCTAAGCACGACCGAAATCATCAGCATCATAGTACAGTAGTCCGATACTATATAAGTTAGAAAAAGTGTAATAAAGATctacagaaaaatattattatcagtaaGATTACCGGATAAATCATGATTTATTATAACGTCATGACGTTATATCAGTAATATAATCAAAGTATAATCCAAGCTGATAGTGGCTAAGAATCGAATCCAATAATTTATGAATCGTATAGAAAGTTACAAGATATAATTTCTTAAAACCTCTGTGTCATTtgctttttctttaaaaaaaaaccatatccatactaattttattaatgcgaaagtgtgtctgtttgtctgtctgtctgttacctcttcacgctcaaaccgctgaaccgatcttgctgggtatggagatactttgagtcccgggaaaggacataggatactttttatcccggagaatGTGCGGTTCcccgcgataaactaattttggcgcaacggagttgcgggcgtcatctagtataaactAATTGGTTATCCAAAAAAATACCCAACATActataagtatatttatattttaaatttagttataaGGGCGGCCATTCATTTGCGATCAATCGTTTCGATCTGGTACTCATGTTAACAAGTATGATCACCTGTTATATTACTAGCTAGAAACCAGATGATACCAATCAATCGGTTTTATAAAagcaaaaatatgaaaaactcCCATACAATTCATACTCAATGAATCGAAACGAATGCAAATAAGTCCTTACACAACATGAAACAGAAAACCCAGATGAGATAAGGAAgacataaaattgtatttattactATATCTATTGGTCAACTGGTACTAGTTTGACATGTTTATATGAGTACGGTTGATCATGAATACAgtatgcggatgcggatgcggacaGTTAGGGCGGACGTGGGAAAAATGTAATACGCAATAAAAACTACATCAACTAGAATAACGACATAAATTGAAATTCCCTTAAGCGTTACAGGGTTGAAGCAGTCGTAAACATTTTTACAGTCGCCAAACGTCACTTGTTGGGTACGGTCGGCAGCGTGAAGAAgccatttaaatattttttatgttaaatttttaatagcCAAACATTTCTGctatttaagatggccgcctaCATattacgttttccgtattcgatttcctaataAAATTCCTAGCacaaacgttcgtttttttaCGCGCGAACGCAATGGCTTATATGTACGTGCTGAATTtgttccgttcggaaaaaatCGAACGTGCGCACACGTTACacacagttaataatataatattttctactgattccatgcattcggatttccgaatacggaaaacgaacaTGAAAAACGTGTGTATCCGGTCAGACTATAGATGATAATAACGAATCAACTGCTAAGATTGAAAACTCAAGATACTAGAGACCTAtagtttttatatatagataggtATAAGTAAAGTCCAAAAAAGTTCAAATACAGACCTCAGGGAACAAGAATTTTGCTATAAAGGTTgattaagttaaaaatataggGTAGTAACTAAAATATCtagcaattaaaatataataataaatcaaatattagaTATATTTGAGTCGGGAGCCTAGAATTTCCTCTACagttgacaataatttaaaggtTCAATTTCTATTGCAGACTGAAGTCAAAGTTCAATCGGTCAGTACCGGAAGTAATGAAGTTCAAATTCCATCCCAGCATAATATGCTCTACTTATgaatagtttattattttatgctcataattattttttaacacccATATTTTGTATGCCTTAATTTACTAAACagtcaataaaaatatactactaCATTTGGGCATTATTAAGATTTTCAACAAATAGCCTAGAGTATTTTAAGCCTATATACCATTATGTATAGTTATTAAGGCTAAAATTGTGCAAGAACATTGTTTGATGAAGAAAACAATGTCAATAGATTTTCTGTCGGTACGCGTTCTTCATATTAAACGTGAAGAATCGGTAGTTTTCACGCTTCAAGTATAATTGAGTGTGTCTGTTTTGCTGTTAGTCATTATTTCTTATTATGTTATGACTGAAAACTACTCACTTAAAAAAGCTGTAAACAACATAACTTTGGAGCCAAGCCTTGTAGGTCTTAGTAATTATATCtactgaaaataattaaaactattttaagcaaattgaattaaatagcggcgcggtcgcgctgtaATTTACATACATGTTTTGACATTCGAACCGCGCGTTCGCGCCGCCGCTTAAAAATCCAGCCTGATAATtaatttttcctttaaaaagagatcgataattacaaattattaaatacagAATAATTTGATTAacggcctgtttcatcacttcctgataagtgacgaataggctatccaccaaatAGCTTGATaggtcaagtatggagaatctgtcaaaaaagttgtaaatatcctattcggcactttatcagaaagcggTGAAAACTTATAAATGTTAAATTCCACAGCTGCATTTTAGTTGTCAACGACTCCTTTCAGTTAATATAAGCAGACAAAAGTAACACAATCAGTGGAGCGGAGCCGCGGTTGACCACTTCTCAACTGTAACTGAGTCCAGAATGTTCCAGCTGAAAGGTATTTACAAAATGGCGGACAGGTCAGCTCAAACAAACACTAACTCCAATCAATTTATAGCTAATTCAATGATTGTGattaaaaactaaagtttttaATCACAATTGAATTAGAATCCATCTCTTTCcttcattttgtaattttagataaatctaaaattacaaaatgaagGAAAGAGATGGAAAAACTTCAGGGAGGGCTTTACGTGAAAAACGCCAGCAGTATTGCAGGACCTGATGAGatgcaaaccttcaaaaagagagcgtattctctcttaaatggccggcaacgtACTAGCAACTCTCCATGGTCGTCGGTTGTTGCCttccaggtgacccgtttccttgtttgccccctaatttattaaaaaaccggccaaatgcgtgtcgggccacgtgcaatatagggttccgtagtaccgctagtttttgataatttttgtatggtcaatgaatatacattta
This DNA window, taken from Aricia agestis chromosome 11, ilAriAges1.1, whole genome shotgun sequence, encodes the following:
- the LOC121731957 gene encoding uncharacterized protein LOC121731957 — its product is MNNVAVVVGAASNLGFHVLKKLIKKYNGKIYFTTEDDAAGYQIYENLRSKHANLEHYRVDVTYTKSIINFRHHIQDLDERIELLINITDYTSKEKKVPYAEKVRRILSVTFYGYINFGKLIYPLLTDNARVVNVSGAAGLLATIESEEKRARISDPTLTEDELVAIMQEYEEAVRRGSEKTEGWGVKVQAVSKVALNAVTFLQHREWSDRGIVINCVNPGDISSREDRKTVKVFENGANAILYLALEAPLTIKGNFVWSNFNVMPWNGDPYVEVTTV